The genomic interval ACGCTGTTTGTTCATGAACATCGAATTCCTCCAACGTTTTGTGAAAAGGAAATGCCGCCCATTTCATGTTGCGCTCAATCCGTTTCTCCTCTCGGCGTTTTTGTTCGTAATTCAATAAACGGGCAAGAAACTCCTGGTAGGAGGCGTCTTGTTTCTCCGCCTCCGTAATCATTTCAGGGAGTTGTTGTGCCGTTTCTGAAAGCCGTAATGTGCGCAATTGCTGTTCAAGATGGCCTGTTGATGTCATGTAGAAGAACCTCCTTCCAGAATGCTGATATAATCGGTCAAAGCCCTAGTCGTTGGCTGACAATTCTCATAAGATTTATGAACGGGTGAAGAAACGTCATTCTCCATTGCCTGATCTGTGCTCTCTGATTCCTCCTGATGCAGGTGGTTTAAGACGTCTCGAAAATCATTTCCGGAATATAATCTATTATCCACACACATTATTAATGCCTGTTCCATTCGCTGGCTATCGCTGTTTTTCGTGCATTTCGCTATGACTTGGAGCTGGTCTTAGCGTGACGTGGGTAACATTTACGAATTTCCCCCAAATAAGTCGTCGCCCGATTCGGATTTTCAAAACGTGAAGCCAAGCTTTGGATATAGGCTTCAATATCCTTTGAACGATCCCTGCGATGATTAGACGCTTGAATGAGTTCTCCTTTTCGGTTATCGATTTTGTGTTCAGCGATGATCTCGCCGTTTCCGTCAATCACGGTCAGTATCTCACCTTTATTTAAAAGATGAACCTGATTGGACTCCCCATGTTGATAGGTACCAAGTGGCACGGAATAACGATTGCCATCGTATAGGATAGTGTTGTCCTTCCTCACCGTTACTGTTATACTAAAATCATCTTTTTTAAGTATATTTGCTTTAGGAATGACTGGGCGCAAGTGTTTCTTTTCTATTTGAAACACCGTGTCCGGTTTCTTTTTTGTTGTATTGTGTATTTTGCCGTTACCGGTTCGATCCAGCCATTCCTGACACGTCTCGTTCCATTTATCAATGTTGTCAAAAACACGATGTTTGGCAAAACCATTTTTGACGAATCCCACAACATTTTCAACTCGTCCTTTTGACTCCGGATCAGCTTTCTTGCACATATAAACCCGGAATCCCCGTTCCTCTCGATACTTCTGAAAGTCTGCTGTAAAAATGAGGTCGCCGGCATTTTCATCGACAAGAATGACACGATCCTGGTCATAAACGATTTCTTCAGGCATTCCATCAAGTTGTTCAAAGAATGTCTCATGCGCCTGGATAACGTCTTTCGTCGTAAACGGCCGATCCCACCACATCACTGTTTTATACCGTGAATTCGACAGGACAAGGCAGATAAAGTAAAGCTTTTTTTCCTCTCCTTTCGTCGTCTGTTGTTTTGTCTCACCAAAATCAACCTGTGCCTGTTGCCCCATGGGGGGATCGGGAATGGCCTCGTAGTCTCGCACATGTAATACTTTAGGAATATGATACCGCCCTCGTAATTGGCTGACATAATTGCGAACGGTACTGGCCGCAACATCCATATTTCCGTGTTTCTCTAAGAGCCAATCTTGTATCTGCGCGGCCGAAAGGTCGGGGTGCTTTTTCAACCAGGAAAAGATCTCATTTTCATAAGGATCAAGCTTTTTAGAGCGTTCCTTTGTGCCGGCAACCCAAATAGACATTTCCTCAGGCTCCCGATTCAGATAATCATAAACAGTTGTTCGTGAGATGCCAAGCTTTCTGGCGATCTGAGCAACTTTAAACCCCTGCTGGTAAAGCTGCCGTATGTCCGTGTACACTCTGAACTTGTCCACCTTTCCATACACTCCATTTCTTTGATGATATCTATTAACCTATCATATCGAAATGGCGTGCGTCTTTTTAAAATAGAGCATGTAGACTACCGCGCTCACGCTTGCTTCCTTCTCATTCGCATTAGCTTGCTCCGCAAGCAAATGCTCATTACGAAGCTACGCCCTCCAACATTTAAAAAATATTCAATTTTCAAGGTGCAAATGAATCGTTGACAGAATCAAAATGAAAACATGTAAAAGGAGATTCAGTTACCGTTGCATTGGGCAGGCCCCGGCCGGGGCCTGCCCAATGCAACGCCCCCCCAAAAGTGTTCATTTTTATTTAGCAATATCTGTCTACTTTAGTTTAGCAGTCACATGATAAAGAAGCATTGATGGCAATCGAGCAAAAAATAGATGAGAAATATTCAAAGCAATTTTAAAACTTAGCGGGATTTCCTGCTGAGTTTTTTCATTCTTTATGATATGCAAAAGACTTGTATCATTTTACTGTTTTCATTTCGCCTGATATTGGGTATAATAAAATTAGAAGACATCACATAAAATAAAAGAGACCGCTAGTGTAGATACACTAACGGTCATGTACAACAGCCCTTCAAGGGGGCAGCTCACATTGTAGAGTGAAAAGATTAACCACCCTTTATGCTTACCAGGCTTGCAGGGTGGTTATTTCTTTTGAGACAGCATTGCAACGACAAGTGTTGCGAATGAAATCATTAAGATTAACGATTCAAAAACTGTCAAAGGCATCACCCCCTTTCTCTAAAGGAAGGTGCGAAAAAAGGAGTGAGCCACCACCCATGAAAGCCTTATTGTACAAGTTCTATTGTAACAAAAATCAATCTTTTCTAACAGAACATACTTTCCTATTCGTGAAGAAAATAACAAAGGCATGTTAGGCCTAGTATTAACCTTACACTTCTTTTTTCTTCATAATTCTTTCTCTAGAAGTCACCTTTTTGAAGCTTTCCACCCTATACCATCTTGAGAGCAAAAAGCATGTCCAACGATCAAGTCAAATGGAAGATGACCTAATCCATAGACATGCCAATATTGCGAAACAAATCCCTGTTTCTAACCTTTGAACCCGGTAAATCGATTATGCTTCCTTAATAAATTCACCTTGTTCGTCCAGTAAGTAAAACACGTTTTGAAAATCCTTGTCACCCCCCATTAAATCCTTATCGGTTGTTATACGTAATTTCATATCTTTTGCATACATTTTCAACGGCTCGATATGCTTCATTGATTCAGTGATGGCAATCATACGTTCATTAAATGAACTGCCTTTCCACTTTAAATGCAATAATAAGTCTTTGATATCTCCACGGCACACGTAAACATAAAATGGTTTTCCCTTCCATTCAATGGCTGCGATAAACGGTTGTGGTGCCGGGGTAATTACCGCTCCAGGGAAAAATTGATATAGTTCAAAAAACATGAGACGTTTTAACACACCTTTTGTTTGATACACCACCCAATAATTCGCTTCATACGAAACATTTGTTATGAAAGCGCCCGTCTGTCCCAACGTATAAACGGGCATAATCTGCTTATTTACACGCATTTCATGACGAACGATTTTTTGTTCGCGAGCCATCTGTTTTAAACGTTTCTTTTGCAGCCGGAATAATCGGGAGAGTTGTTTCCCCCCAATCACCCCCACCTTCGCCAACGCATCCAAAGCTGCACATTCTTTAGGGGACCTATCATTCACATAATGGATGGTCTTCAAATTGGACGGCAGCCGCTGCCAGTGCAAGGTCCATGGCTGTTCAATTGAAAATGGTCTTGACATCGTTTATCCCCCCTCTTATAGGACACGGGTGATACGCGTACGGATTTGTTCCTTTTCCGTATTAATGTTATCCACGCGCACCAGCACCCGGTCATCTTTCTGAACGTTTTGGAATTTCAAGTGACTGGACAGGGAATCAACCCCCGGCTCCAAACGAACAAAGACACCGTATTCCCGTACTCCGGACACAGTGCCAACATACTCCCCATTTTTCTGATAACGTTTCACACAATCCGGCCATGGATTCTGCAACAGAGCTTTGGCGCTAACTTCTACGTGCTGTTTTTCTTCGTCAATGGCCATCACCTTGACTTTGATGGCTTGGCCTTCCTGAAATTCGTCATGCAAGTTATCAATCCAGCCATAACGAATTTCATCAATCGGGATGACTACATGAATACCGCCGATATCCGCCAATAAATACCCTTCATCTACATGGCGAATGACAGCCGGTGTTGTATCCCCTACTTGTAGTTTGCGCAGAGTAATAGCCGCCAATTTTTCACGTGCTTTGGTGCGCGATGCTGTAAACAATTCATTTTCCTGATCGTAATTCAACACCATAAAAGCAGTGTTTTGTCCCGTCATGGAACGTAATTGGCGCAAATTTTGTGCGCCCGTATACTCCAATGGAATCAAACCACGAATGGTTCCCACCCTTACGACGGCACATGGATGTTTTTCTTCCCCTGGTTGTCCAATTTTTTCAATACCGGCAATTGGTGCGTATAAAATTTTGCTGTTCTGATAAGCTGCATAAATTTCTTTCCAGTTTTCCAGCGTATGGTCTTGTTCCTGATCCACCATCTTAGACGGGTCAAATCCTTCAATCATTACGCTTTCGTTTAATTCTTCAGCCATTATGAATCGCTCCTTTTCCAATTTTTAAATGAAACTTTCCGTTATTGATTTGTTACAAGCTGCTTTGATATCTCGTTAATAATTGCTCGATAATCTCTATCGCTGTTTGGAGTGCCTGTTCCCTTGTTTCAAAAAAAGCATGTGGCCAGGTTACCCCTGCTTCTGCCAACTGATTATGGCCGGCACTTGTGAACGAGCGTAAAACTTCGGGGAGATAGACCCAATGCTGATTACTCGGCTCAATCGTGCAAGCGAAATAGTACTGTTC from Lentibacillus cibarius carries:
- the istA gene encoding IS21 family transposase; this translates as MDKFRVYTDIRQLYQQGFKVAQIARKLGISRTTVYDYLNREPEEMSIWVAGTKERSKKLDPYENEIFSWLKKHPDLSAAQIQDWLLEKHGNMDVAASTVRNYVSQLRGRYHIPKVLHVRDYEAIPDPPMGQQAQVDFGETKQQTTKGEEKKLYFICLVLSNSRYKTVMWWDRPFTTKDVIQAHETFFEQLDGMPEEIVYDQDRVILVDENAGDLIFTADFQKYREERGFRVYMCKKADPESKGRVENVVGFVKNGFAKHRVFDNIDKWNETCQEWLDRTGNGKIHNTTKKKPDTVFQIEKKHLRPVIPKANILKKDDFSITVTVRKDNTILYDGNRYSVPLGTYQHGESNQVHLLNKGEILTVIDGNGEIIAEHKIDNRKGELIQASNHRRDRSKDIEAYIQSLASRFENPNRATTYLGEIRKCYPRHAKTSSKS
- a CDS encoding putative holin-like toxin: MPLTVFESLILMISFATLVVAMLSQKK
- a CDS encoding S1 RNA-binding domain-containing protein, yielding MAEELNESVMIEGFDPSKMVDQEQDHTLENWKEIYAAYQNSKILYAPIAGIEKIGQPGEEKHPCAVVRVGTIRGLIPLEYTGAQNLRQLRSMTGQNTAFMVLNYDQENELFTASRTKAREKLAAITLRKLQVGDTTPAVIRHVDEGYLLADIGGIHVVIPIDEIRYGWIDNLHDEFQEGQAIKVKVMAIDEEKQHVEVSAKALLQNPWPDCVKRYQKNGEYVGTVSGVREYGVFVRLEPGVDSLSSHLKFQNVQKDDRVLVRVDNINTEKEQIRTRITRVL